One genomic window of Pseudoxanthomonas sp. includes the following:
- a CDS encoding AraC family transcriptional regulator: MNTPSIPKSLRSSGMGLEQYLPGRKVAQGSGRAWRGLDAQIFLRPAVGREMLVPSVIEPLIAFILQGDATLEERELDGPWTATQACAGTVYLTHADRAYHLRWRAQNDAPFEVLQLYLGASLLDAASKALGLDAATLKIADACDNDDSFAKATLTVLAQELRQGERACPLFVQSLANSLTVHLLRTHATTRAQPARADARLPNWKLLRATDHMDRNIAKAFDLQALADLCGMSRSHFSRAFHGSTGQPPSSWFIARRIDIAKTLLVETTDSITDIALSVGYDNPGHFSQVFRRRTGMRPSAYRDT, encoded by the coding sequence ATGAACACGCCTTCGATACCGAAATCACTGCGCAGTTCCGGAATGGGGCTGGAGCAGTACCTGCCCGGCCGCAAGGTGGCGCAAGGCAGCGGCCGTGCGTGGCGAGGGCTGGATGCGCAGATCTTTCTGCGCCCGGCCGTGGGGCGCGAAATGCTGGTCCCGTCGGTCATCGAACCCTTGATCGCCTTCATTCTTCAGGGCGATGCCACGCTGGAAGAACGCGAGCTTGATGGCCCATGGACCGCCACCCAAGCCTGTGCTGGCACGGTGTATCTGACCCATGCCGACCGCGCGTACCACCTGCGCTGGCGCGCACAGAACGACGCGCCGTTCGAAGTTCTGCAGCTGTATCTGGGCGCGTCCCTGCTCGATGCCGCAAGCAAGGCACTGGGACTGGACGCGGCGACGCTGAAAATCGCCGACGCCTGCGACAACGACGACAGCTTCGCCAAGGCCACGCTCACCGTACTGGCCCAGGAGCTGCGTCAGGGCGAGCGCGCCTGCCCGCTGTTCGTGCAATCGCTCGCCAACAGCCTGACCGTCCATCTGTTGCGTACACACGCGACCACCCGCGCGCAGCCTGCGCGTGCCGATGCAAGGCTTCCCAACTGGAAACTCCTGCGCGCCACTGACCACATGGACCGGAACATCGCCAAGGCCTTCGACCTGCAGGCGCTCGCCGATCTCTGCGGAATGAGCAGATCGCATTTCAGCCGCGCCTTCCACGGCTCTACCGGGCAACCGCCTTCAAGCTGGTTCATCGCCCGACGCATCGACATCGCAAAAACCCTGTTGGTGGAGACCACGGACAGCATCACCGACATCGCGCTGAGCGTGGGCTACGACAATCCCGGCCACTTCTCGCAAGTCTTCCGCAGGCGCACCGGCATGCGCCCCTCGGCATATCGGGACACCTGA
- a CDS encoding DUF4124 domain-containing protein, producing MKGWACVALCVAGLAAGDAVRAQTTIYRCTDAKGEMTVQNAPCPEGSKQDKREVKDVATQPLPASLKSAPAPVRATSASEAPAATLSSRTKTPPPLHLSAKPETPVVAAPSGPATTIYRCTDAGGEMTVQNAPCPKGSKQDKREVREVTSMPLPGNAAAVRQAPPMAASADAATPSLRADGARSNALAVPPSDEAPQTLQTINGMTLIEDPTLHKDDAAADALAGRNNSTADTADASRVTGNAPPILFQCTTYDSGSYLTEDAEPQSRCAPLKTVGLDGNAFTGSGKACQVIHDVCARVPDQKLCSAWKKRLGETEVAAHYAKPENEARNQAEYQRVLRIVNDAGCVAR from the coding sequence ATGAAGGGATGGGCGTGCGTCGCCCTGTGCGTGGCCGGACTTGCTGCCGGCGACGCCGTGCGGGCACAGACCACGATCTACCGCTGTACCGACGCCAAGGGCGAAATGACGGTACAGAACGCGCCTTGTCCTGAAGGCAGCAAGCAGGACAAGCGCGAAGTGAAGGACGTGGCCACCCAGCCGCTGCCGGCATCGCTCAAGTCCGCACCGGCGCCGGTCCGTGCCACATCCGCATCGGAGGCACCGGCGGCAACCCTATCGTCAAGAACGAAAACGCCACCGCCGCTGCACCTGAGCGCCAAGCCGGAGACTCCGGTGGTAGCCGCACCGTCCGGCCCAGCCACCACCATCTACCGCTGCACCGATGCTGGCGGCGAGATGACCGTGCAGAACGCGCCGTGCCCGAAGGGCAGCAAGCAGGACAAGCGCGAGGTTCGGGAAGTGACCAGCATGCCGTTGCCGGGCAACGCCGCGGCCGTGCGGCAGGCCCCGCCGATGGCAGCATCCGCCGACGCGGCTACGCCATCGCTGCGCGCGGATGGCGCGCGTTCCAATGCGCTTGCCGTCCCACCATCCGACGAAGCACCGCAAACCCTGCAAACGATCAACGGCATGACCCTGATCGAGGACCCGACCCTGCACAAGGACGATGCCGCCGCCGATGCGCTGGCCGGTCGCAATAACAGCACGGCCGACACCGCCGATGCCAGCCGCGTCACCGGCAACGCGCCACCGATCCTGTTTCAGTGCACCACCTACGACAGCGGCAGCTATCTCACCGAGGATGCAGAACCGCAGTCACGCTGCGCGCCGCTGAAAACCGTCGGACTGGATGGCAATGCGTTCACCGGCTCAGGCAAGGCCTGCCAGGTGATCCACGACGTCTGCGCACGCGTGCCCGACCAGAAGCTGTGCAGCGCCTGGAAAAAGCGCCTGGGCGAAACCGAAGTGGCCGCCCACTACGCCAAGCCGGAAAACGAAGCGCGCAACCAGGCCGAGTACCAGCGCGTGCTGCGCATCGTCAACGACGCCGGTTGCGTCGCACGCTGA
- a CDS encoding DUF4124 domain-containing protein, with translation MSRLLPLLSLCVLTGLTVSGAVHAGDDQVTVYRCEASSGKVTLGDAPCPTGQHQEVREMLRPQDPPPAPTPVVAPTPPPAAPIVRDVVVYRTPPRPMYECTTADDGKTYTSDNGDGNPRLVPVWSLGYVGNGSVVTGNTWIHDTCHQLPQADVCDRLRDRRYEIQRAYHSSLQSERQLLDKEQRGLDARLGNDCEAG, from the coding sequence ATGTCGCGGCTGCTGCCCCTGCTGTCGTTGTGTGTCCTGACCGGGCTGACCGTGTCCGGCGCAGTGCATGCCGGCGACGACCAGGTCACGGTCTATCGCTGCGAAGCCAGCAGCGGCAAGGTCACGCTGGGCGATGCGCCCTGTCCCACCGGCCAGCACCAGGAAGTGCGCGAGATGCTGCGCCCGCAGGATCCACCGCCCGCACCCACACCCGTCGTCGCACCCACACCGCCACCTGCCGCGCCGATCGTGCGTGACGTGGTGGTCTACCGGACACCGCCACGCCCCATGTACGAATGCACCACCGCCGATGACGGCAAGACCTATACCAGCGATAACGGCGACGGCAATCCGCGCCTAGTCCCGGTGTGGTCACTGGGCTACGTCGGCAATGGCTCGGTGGTGACCGGTAACACCTGGATCCACGACACCTGCCACCAGCTCCCGCAGGCCGACGTCTGCGACCGCCTGCGCGATCGCCGCTACGAGATCCAGCGCGCGTACCACAGCTCGCTACAAAGCGAGCGGCAGCTTCTGGACAAGGAACAGCGCGGCCTCGATGCCCGCCTGGGCAACGATTGCGAAGCAGGTTGA
- the mmsB gene encoding 3-hydroxyisobutyrate dehydrogenase: protein MSRIAFIGLGNMGGPMAANLVKAGHTLRVFDLVPAALEAAKAAGATVASSAIDTLEGAEVVISMLPASRHVEGLYLGEGGILEKIPAGALVIDSSTIAPATARKVGEAAAARGLAMLDAPVSGGTAGAQGGTLTFIVGGDEATVERARPILQGMGRNIFHVGASGAGQVAKLCNNMALGVIMAVTGEAIGLGVAHGLDPKVLSQMMAVSTGRSWATEVCNPWPGVLENAPASRGYSGGFGNDLMLKDLGLAVEAAMGVGATIPLGELARNLYAMNKQAGRGGLDFSSVVQLVSDKAG from the coding sequence ATGAGCCGTATCGCATTCATCGGTCTGGGCAACATGGGTGGCCCGATGGCCGCCAACCTGGTCAAGGCCGGCCACACGCTGCGCGTGTTCGATCTGGTGCCGGCCGCGCTTGAGGCTGCGAAGGCGGCCGGGGCCACGGTCGCAAGCTCTGCCATCGACACGCTGGAAGGCGCTGAAGTGGTGATCTCGATGCTGCCGGCGAGCCGGCATGTCGAAGGCCTGTACCTGGGCGAGGGTGGCATTCTGGAAAAGATCCCGGCCGGCGCGCTGGTGATCGACAGCAGCACGATCGCCCCGGCCACCGCGCGCAAGGTGGGCGAAGCGGCAGCCGCACGCGGACTGGCGATGCTGGATGCGCCGGTCTCCGGTGGTACGGCCGGTGCGCAGGGTGGCACGTTGACCTTCATCGTCGGTGGCGACGAAGCCACGGTCGAGCGCGCCCGCCCGATCCTGCAGGGCATGGGCAGGAACATTTTCCACGTCGGTGCCAGTGGCGCTGGCCAGGTCGCCAAGCTGTGCAACAACATGGCGTTGGGCGTGATCATGGCCGTGACTGGCGAGGCCATTGGCCTGGGCGTGGCGCACGGCCTGGACCCCAAAGTGCTGTCGCAGATGATGGCGGTCAGCACCGGCCGCAGCTGGGCCACCGAGGTCTGCAATCCGTGGCCAGGCGTGCTGGAAAACGCCCCGGCCTCGCGTGGCTACAGCGGCGGCTTTGGCAACGACCTGATGCTCAAGGACCTGGGCCTGGCCGTGGAGGCGGCAATGGGCGTTGGCGCGACGATCCCGCTGGGCGAACTGGCCCGGAATCTCTACGCCATGAACAAACAGGCCGGCCGCGGCGGCCTGGATTTCTCAAGCGTGGTGCAGCTGGTGAGCGACAAGGCGGGCTGA
- a CDS encoding enoyl-CoA hydratase, whose protein sequence is MTWRNAEHTGLKVEADGHVAIVTLSNPPANTWTVHSLAALRDLIKALDADREIYVLVITGEGEKFFSAGADLKQFASGDKAHAREAARRFGEAFEALSAFRGVSIAAINGYAMGGGLECALACDLRIAEEHAQLALPEATVGLLPCAGGTQALPRLVGEGWAKRMILLGERVDAATAQRIGLVEEVVPKGEGKARAIEWAHKCGKQSPTSVAACKALVQSTRSGSFASALVAEREAFVDLFDTADQAEGVNAFLEKRAAQWTNA, encoded by the coding sequence ATGACCTGGCGCAACGCCGAACATACCGGGCTGAAGGTCGAAGCCGATGGCCACGTCGCCATCGTCACGCTGTCCAACCCGCCGGCCAACACCTGGACCGTGCATAGCCTGGCTGCGCTGCGTGATCTCATCAAGGCGCTGGATGCCGACCGCGAGATCTATGTGCTGGTGATCACCGGCGAAGGCGAGAAGTTCTTTTCTGCCGGTGCCGACCTCAAGCAGTTCGCGTCGGGCGACAAGGCGCACGCGCGCGAAGCGGCGCGCCGCTTCGGTGAGGCGTTCGAAGCGCTGTCGGCCTTTCGTGGCGTGTCCATCGCCGCGATCAACGGCTATGCGATGGGTGGCGGACTGGAGTGCGCGCTGGCGTGCGACCTACGCATCGCCGAAGAGCATGCACAGCTGGCGTTGCCGGAGGCGACCGTGGGCCTGCTGCCGTGTGCGGGAGGCACACAGGCGCTGCCACGGCTGGTCGGCGAGGGCTGGGCCAAGCGCATGATCCTGCTCGGTGAGCGTGTCGATGCCGCCACCGCGCAGCGCATCGGCCTGGTCGAGGAGGTCGTTCCGAAGGGTGAGGGCAAGGCGCGTGCTATCGAATGGGCACACAAGTGCGGCAAGCAGAGCCCCACCAGCGTCGCGGCGTGCAAGGCCTTGGTGCAGTCCACGCGCAGTGGCAGTTTCGCCAGCGCACTGGTCGCCGAACGCGAGGCCTTTGTCGATCTGTTCGACACCGCCGACCAGGCCGAGGGCGTCAATGCCTTCCTCGAGAAGCGCGCCGCGCAGTGGACCAACGCATGA
- a CDS encoding enoyl-CoA hydratase/isomerase family protein — translation MNLAQTLIEAPVLFETREGVDGKRIGIATLNAPRTLNGLSLEMTRLLDAQLIAWADDATVACVVLRGAGEKAFCAGGDLHSLYRSMLDYRASGSDDITTNSYAVAFFEEEYRLDHRIHTYPKPLLCWGHGIVMGGGIGLMSGASHRVVTERSKLAMPEITIGLFPDVGGSWLLARVPHGAGLFLALTGAPLNAGDAMRAGLADVCIESSKADAVLDALGTQRWTGEAAADRAALTALLNGMAMKPPAGPLQAHAEAIEQWVKAGSLEQVVATIAAAQSDDDPWLQTAQAALAAGAPGSARLSWELQHRAADLTLAETFRLECIAALHVAAHGDFAEGIRALLIDKDRTPHWNPTTLAQADARWADTFFVSPWPDGVHPLADLS, via the coding sequence ATGAATCTCGCGCAGACCCTGATCGAAGCGCCGGTACTGTTCGAAACGCGGGAAGGCGTTGACGGAAAGCGCATCGGCATCGCCACGCTCAATGCCCCCAGGACGCTCAACGGCCTGTCGCTGGAGATGACGCGCCTGCTGGATGCGCAGCTGATCGCATGGGCCGACGATGCGACCGTCGCCTGCGTGGTGCTGCGTGGCGCGGGCGAGAAAGCCTTCTGCGCCGGCGGTGACCTGCACAGCCTGTATCGCAGCATGCTCGACTACCGTGCCAGCGGCAGCGACGACATCACCACCAACAGCTACGCGGTGGCGTTCTTCGAGGAGGAATATCGCCTCGACCACCGCATCCACACCTATCCCAAGCCGCTGCTGTGCTGGGGTCACGGGATCGTCATGGGCGGCGGCATCGGTCTGATGTCCGGCGCCAGCCATCGCGTGGTGACCGAGCGCTCGAAGCTGGCGATGCCGGAGATCACCATCGGCCTGTTCCCGGACGTCGGCGGCAGCTGGCTACTGGCGCGCGTGCCGCATGGCGCCGGGTTGTTCCTGGCGTTGACCGGCGCGCCGCTCAACGCCGGCGATGCGATGCGTGCGGGGCTGGCCGATGTCTGCATCGAGAGCAGCAAGGCCGATGCGGTACTCGATGCGCTGGGCACGCAGCGTTGGACCGGCGAGGCTGCGGCGGATCGTGCGGCACTGACGGCCTTGCTCAACGGCATGGCGATGAAGCCGCCAGCCGGTCCGCTGCAGGCGCATGCCGAAGCGATCGAGCAGTGGGTGAAAGCCGGCTCACTGGAGCAGGTCGTGGCGACCATTGCCGCTGCACAGAGCGACGATGACCCGTGGCTGCAGACCGCGCAGGCCGCGCTGGCGGCAGGCGCGCCGGGTTCGGCCCGGTTGTCGTGGGAGCTGCAGCACCGCGCTGCGGACCTGACGCTGGCTGAGACGTTTCGACTGGAATGCATCGCCGCGTTGCACGTGGCCGCGCACGGCGACTTTGCCGAAGGCATCCGCGCGCTGCTGATCGACAAGGACCGCACGCCGCACTGGAACCCAACGACGCTGGCGCAGGCCGACGCGCGCTGGGCCGACACTTTCTTCGTTTCGCCCTGGCCGGACGGCGTGCATCCGCTGGCCGACCTGTCGTAG
- a CDS encoding acyl-CoA dehydrogenase family protein: MNAVMKLPHDAAELNEEQLAFREAARDFADKELAPYAAQWDAEGIFPRETIAKAGELGFCGLYTPENAGGLGMTRLDAAVVFEELATVDPSTAAFITIHNMVTWLIASNATTAVRDAWCPALAAGEKLGSYCLTEPGAGSDAASLKTRAVRDGDAYVLDGSKAFISGAGATDVLVVMARTGDIGARGISAFVVPADAKGITYGRKEEKMGWNSQPTRGITFEGVRIPAANLLGSEGDGFKLAMKALDGGRINIAACSLGAAQGALDAARRYMGERTQFGKKLGEFQALQFKLADMATELVAARQMVHTAARKLDAKAADATVWCAMAKRFATDAGFSICNDALQLHGGYGYIREYPVERLLRDCRVHQILEGTNEIMRVIISRHLLATDEALR; the protein is encoded by the coding sequence ATGAATGCAGTGATGAAACTCCCGCACGACGCCGCCGAACTCAACGAAGAGCAGCTTGCCTTCCGCGAGGCTGCGCGTGATTTCGCCGACAAGGAGCTGGCGCCCTACGCCGCGCAATGGGACGCCGAAGGCATCTTCCCGCGCGAGACGATTGCCAAGGCCGGCGAGCTGGGTTTCTGCGGGCTGTACACGCCCGAAAACGCCGGCGGGCTGGGCATGACGCGGCTGGACGCGGCAGTGGTGTTCGAAGAACTCGCCACGGTCGATCCGTCCACGGCGGCCTTCATCACCATCCACAACATGGTCACCTGGTTGATCGCCAGCAACGCCACCACGGCGGTGCGCGATGCGTGGTGCCCGGCATTGGCGGCGGGCGAGAAGCTGGGCTCGTATTGCCTGACCGAACCGGGTGCAGGTTCGGATGCGGCTTCGCTCAAGACCCGCGCGGTGCGCGATGGCGACGCGTACGTGCTCGATGGTTCGAAAGCCTTCATCTCCGGTGCCGGCGCGACCGACGTGCTGGTGGTGATGGCGCGCACCGGCGACATCGGCGCGCGTGGCATCAGTGCGTTCGTGGTGCCGGCCGACGCGAAGGGCATCACCTATGGCCGCAAGGAAGAAAAGATGGGCTGGAACAGCCAGCCCACCCGCGGCATCACCTTCGAAGGCGTGCGCATCCCGGCGGCCAACCTGCTGGGTAGCGAAGGCGACGGCTTCAAGCTGGCGATGAAGGCGCTGGATGGCGGCCGCATCAACATCGCGGCCTGTTCGCTGGGCGCGGCGCAGGGCGCGCTGGATGCGGCGCGCCGCTACATGGGCGAACGCACCCAGTTCGGCAAGAAGCTGGGCGAGTTCCAGGCGCTGCAGTTCAAGTTGGCGGACATGGCCACCGAACTGGTCGCGGCGCGGCAGATGGTCCACACCGCCGCGCGCAAGCTGGATGCGAAAGCCGCCGATGCCACCGTGTGGTGCGCGATGGCCAAGCGCTTCGCCACCGATGCGGGGTTCTCGATCTGCAACGATGCGCTGCAGCTGCACGGCGGCTATGGCTATATCCGCGAATACCCGGTCGAGCGCCTGCTGCGTGACTGCCGCGTGCACCAGATCCTGGAAGGCACCAACGAGATCATGCGCGTCATCATCTCGCGCCACTTGCTGGCCACCGACGAGGCACTGCGATGA
- a CDS encoding CoA-acylating methylmalonate-semialdehyde dehydrogenase — protein MNAERPRVSLLIDGAFVESTTTTWKDVVNPATQDVLAKVPFATVGEVDQAVAAAKEAFKTWRKTPIGTRARIFLKYQQLIRENMAELAAILTAEQGKTLPDAEGDVFRGLEVVEHAAAIGNLQLGELANNVATGVDTYSVLQPLGVCAGITPFNFPAMIPLWMFPMAIATGNTFVLKPSEQDPMVTMRLVELALEAGIPKGVLNVVHGGEEVVNAICDHPDIKAVSFVGSTKVGTHVYNRASLAGKRVQCMMGAKNHAVVLPDANKEQTLNAMAGAAFGAAGQRCMAASTLVLVGEAKSWIPDLVAKAKTLKVGPGDAKGVDVGPLISTTACSRVESLIESGISEGATLELDGRKPQVEGHTQGNFVGPTIFSGVKPGMRIYDEEIFGPVLVIAEVDTLEEAIAFVNANPNGNGTAVFTQSGAAARKFQEDIDVGQVGINVPIPVPVPLFSFTGSRASKLGDLGPYGKQVVMFYTQTKTVTARWFDDDTLSHGVNTTISLK, from the coding sequence ATGAATGCCGAACGTCCCCGCGTGTCCCTGCTGATCGACGGCGCCTTCGTCGAATCCACCACGACCACCTGGAAGGACGTCGTCAATCCGGCCACCCAGGACGTCCTGGCCAAGGTGCCGTTCGCCACCGTGGGCGAGGTCGACCAGGCCGTGGCCGCGGCCAAGGAAGCCTTCAAGACCTGGCGCAAGACCCCGATCGGCACCCGCGCACGCATCTTCCTGAAGTACCAGCAGCTGATCCGCGAAAACATGGCCGAGCTGGCGGCGATCCTCACGGCCGAACAGGGCAAGACCCTGCCCGACGCCGAGGGCGATGTGTTCCGCGGCCTGGAAGTGGTGGAGCACGCCGCCGCCATCGGCAACCTGCAGCTGGGCGAGCTGGCCAACAACGTCGCCACCGGCGTGGACACCTACAGCGTGCTGCAGCCGTTGGGCGTGTGCGCAGGCATCACCCCGTTCAACTTCCCGGCGATGATCCCGCTGTGGATGTTCCCGATGGCCATTGCGACGGGCAACACCTTCGTCCTGAAGCCGTCCGAACAGGACCCGATGGTGACCATGCGCCTGGTCGAGCTGGCCCTGGAAGCCGGCATTCCCAAGGGCGTGCTCAACGTCGTCCACGGTGGCGAAGAAGTGGTCAACGCCATCTGCGATCACCCGGACATCAAGGCGGTGTCGTTCGTTGGTTCGACCAAGGTCGGCACCCACGTTTACAACCGTGCCTCGCTGGCCGGCAAGCGCGTGCAATGCATGATGGGTGCGAAGAACCACGCGGTCGTGCTGCCCGATGCCAACAAGGAGCAGACGCTCAATGCGATGGCGGGCGCGGCGTTCGGCGCGGCCGGCCAGCGCTGCATGGCGGCTTCAACGCTCGTGCTGGTGGGCGAGGCGAAGTCGTGGATTCCCGACCTGGTCGCCAAGGCGAAAACGCTCAAGGTCGGCCCGGGCGACGCCAAGGGCGTCGATGTCGGCCCGCTGATTTCCACCACGGCCTGTTCGCGGGTGGAATCGCTGATCGAATCGGGCATCAGCGAAGGCGCCACGCTGGAACTGGATGGCCGCAAGCCGCAGGTGGAAGGCCATACGCAGGGCAATTTCGTCGGGCCGACCATCTTCTCCGGGGTCAAGCCGGGCATGCGCATCTACGACGAAGAGATCTTCGGGCCGGTGCTGGTGATTGCGGAGGTGGACACGCTGGAAGAAGCGATCGCCTTCGTCAACGCCAATCCCAACGGCAACGGCACTGCCGTGTTTACTCAGTCCGGCGCGGCTGCCCGCAAGTTCCAGGAAGACATCGACGTGGGCCAGGTGGGCATCAACGTACCGATCCCGGTGCCGGTGCCGCTGTTCTCCTTCACCGGTTCGCGCGCCTCCAAGCTGGGCGACCTGGGCCCTTACGGCAAGCAGGTGGTGATGTTCTACACCCAGACCAAGACCGTGACCGCGCGCTGGTTCGACGACGACACGCTCAGCCACGGCGTCAACACCACGATCAGCCTGAAATAA
- a CDS encoding short-chain fatty acyl-CoA regulator family protein produces MNMTRPHRQLGLRLQRLRQQHGLTQAELAQQLGLSPSYLNQIERNKRPLTPAVQQRLRQTLGDTAGLFDSDDPAALIDPLADTLLALGQPGVTTAELRALAGNLPQVAHALLELHRQHRALRERTAALELQVGTDPAAPTLLPAGDQVRDYFNRLRNHFPELDDLAENLFAELGLVAGHTAPRLRQLLADRHGVLVEVGASPGHDKRAFDPDARVLHLPDYLRPGQQAFQMAVQLALLEHTPLMDVLIARAGFHDAERIAQGRIGLSNYFAGALVMPYGEFLRCAEESRYDIEWLAHRFGVGFEAVCHRLSTLQREGAAGLPFFFMRVDRAGNVSKRHSSTDFHFSQVGGSCPLWIVYEAFNQPGRVLAQVARMPDGRRHFWIARQVSSGPVGHGQPRKTFAVTLGCDLRHADRMIYARGIDTRTDNAVAIGPGCRTCEWNDCLQRAFPALPQLRGIGQ; encoded by the coding sequence GTGAATATGACCCGTCCCCATCGCCAGCTCGGCCTGCGCCTGCAGCGCCTGCGCCAGCAACACGGCCTGACCCAGGCCGAGCTGGCGCAGCAGCTTGGGCTCTCGCCCAGCTACCTCAACCAGATCGAGCGCAACAAGCGCCCGCTCACCCCGGCCGTGCAGCAGCGGCTTCGACAAACCCTGGGCGACACCGCCGGACTGTTCGACAGCGACGACCCGGCCGCCCTGATCGATCCGCTGGCCGACACGCTGCTGGCGCTGGGCCAGCCGGGCGTGACCACGGCCGAACTGCGTGCCCTGGCCGGCAACCTGCCGCAGGTGGCGCACGCGCTACTGGAGCTGCATCGCCAGCACCGCGCCCTGCGCGAACGCACCGCCGCGCTGGAACTGCAGGTCGGCACCGACCCGGCCGCGCCGACCCTGCTGCCGGCCGGCGACCAGGTGCGCGACTACTTCAACCGGCTGCGCAACCATTTCCCCGAGCTGGACGACCTGGCCGAAAACCTGTTCGCCGAACTCGGCCTGGTCGCCGGCCACACCGCGCCGCGCCTGCGCCAACTGCTGGCCGACCGCCACGGCGTGCTGGTGGAAGTCGGCGCCTCACCCGGACACGACAAGCGCGCCTTTGATCCCGACGCGCGCGTGCTGCACCTGCCCGATTACCTGCGCCCCGGCCAGCAGGCCTTCCAGATGGCCGTGCAGCTGGCACTGCTGGAACACACGCCGCTGATGGATGTCTTGATCGCACGCGCCGGTTTCCATGATGCCGAACGCATCGCGCAGGGGCGCATCGGCCTGTCCAACTATTTCGCCGGTGCCCTGGTGATGCCCTACGGCGAATTCCTGCGCTGCGCCGAGGAGAGTCGCTACGACATCGAGTGGCTGGCGCACCGCTTCGGCGTGGGCTTCGAGGCGGTCTGCCATCGCCTGTCCACGCTGCAGCGCGAAGGCGCGGCCGGGCTGCCGTTCTTCTTCATGCGCGTGGACCGCGCCGGCAACGTGTCCAAGCGCCATTCATCGACCGACTTCCACTTCTCGCAGGTCGGCGGCTCGTGCCCGCTATGGATCGTGTACGAAGCCTTCAACCAGCCCGGCCGCGTGCTGGCCCAGGTCGCGCGGATGCCCGATGGGCGCCGGCATTTCTGGATCGCCCGGCAGGTCAGCAGCGGACCGGTGGGTCATGGGCAACCGCGCAAGACCTTCGCCGTTACCCTGGGCTGCGACCTGCGCCACGCCGACCGCATGATCTACGCCCGCGGCATCGACACCCGCACCGACAACGCCGTCGCCATCGGTCCGGGTTGCCGGACGTGCGAATGGAATGACTGCCTGCAACGCGCGTTTCCGGCGCTGCCGCAATTGCGAGGCATCGGCCAGTAG